One Dromiciops gliroides isolate mDroGli1 chromosome 3, mDroGli1.pri, whole genome shotgun sequence DNA segment encodes these proteins:
- the LOC122747339 gene encoding small ubiquitin-related modifier 3-like, with the protein MAKGKLKEGVKNEKNYQVNLKVVGHDGSVVQFKVKRHTPLSKLMKAYCERQLEMDDEDTIDTFQQQAAFLKKRTCNSTPELCYQ; encoded by the exons ATGGCCAAAGGAAAGCTGAAGGAAGGagtcaagaatgaaaaaaattaccaaGTTAATTTGAAGGTGGTAGGGCATGATGGTTCAGTAGTGCAATTTAAGGTTAAGAGACACACACCACTTAGTAAACTAATGAAAGCCTATTGTGAAAGGCAG TTGGAAATGGATGATGAAGATACAATTGATACATTCCAGCAACAGGCAGCATTTCTTAAAAAGAGAACCTGCAACTCTACTCCAGAACTGTGCtaccaataa